One Cupriavidus oxalaticus genomic region harbors:
- a CDS encoding phage baseplate assembly protein V → MNRSERSAGIVLGKVIAVRDPERLGRIQVTYPWLSGPEQRWVPVAAPMAGGDRGAFFMPEVDDEVILAFDQGMWDHPYVIGFLWNPRQRPPSPDERQRMIRSRNGHALRMVDSTPAAGNKGALIIEDAHGNTVVMTNTHISINTRGALALNAVGSVTINDRLVRPTGGPI, encoded by the coding sequence ATGAACCGCAGCGAACGCAGTGCAGGCATCGTCCTCGGCAAGGTGATCGCCGTGCGCGACCCGGAGCGCCTGGGGCGCATCCAGGTCACCTACCCGTGGCTGTCCGGCCCCGAGCAGCGCTGGGTGCCGGTGGCCGCGCCGATGGCCGGCGGCGACCGCGGCGCGTTCTTCATGCCGGAGGTGGATGACGAAGTGATCCTCGCCTTCGACCAGGGCATGTGGGACCACCCGTACGTGATCGGCTTCCTGTGGAACCCGCGCCAGCGCCCGCCGTCGCCCGACGAGCGCCAGCGCATGATCCGCTCGCGCAACGGGCATGCGCTGCGCATGGTCGACTCGACCCCGGCCGCCGGCAACAAGGGCGCGCTGATCATCGAGGACGCGCACGGCAATACCGTGGTGATGACCAACACGCATATCAGCATCAACACGCGCGGCGCGCTGGCGCTCAACGCGGTCGGCAGCGTGACCATCAACGACCGGCTGGTGCGGCCCACCGGCGGGCCGATCTGA
- a CDS encoding CIS tube protein, which produces MTIPAKGKFKVQVGPKPANTITYPVQFNPTELQFDKQVQLAEIGIPGLDAPLQQFVRGNAEKLTLELFCDSTDKGMGIGAQSVTKETDKYYQLVKLIPALHAPPVVTFIWNDQFPGNELGKAWGGSQRRTSFTGVAESVRSRFTLFSPEGIPLRATVNLVLREWRPIEQQLGKQNPSSPDRSHAHVLQRGETLSAVAGDYYERAGEWRAIADENGIEDPRRLAAGLRLTVPSIR; this is translated from the coding sequence ATGACGATCCCCGCCAAGGGCAAGTTCAAGGTGCAGGTCGGGCCCAAGCCCGCCAACACCATCACCTACCCGGTGCAGTTCAACCCCACCGAGCTGCAGTTCGACAAGCAGGTGCAGCTGGCCGAGATCGGCATTCCGGGGCTGGACGCGCCGTTGCAGCAGTTCGTGCGCGGCAATGCCGAGAAGCTGACGCTGGAGCTGTTCTGCGACAGCACCGACAAGGGCATGGGCATCGGCGCGCAGTCCGTGACGAAGGAAACCGACAAGTACTACCAGCTGGTCAAGCTGATCCCCGCGCTGCACGCGCCGCCCGTCGTCACCTTTATCTGGAACGACCAGTTCCCGGGCAACGAGCTCGGCAAGGCCTGGGGCGGCAGCCAGCGGCGCACCAGCTTTACCGGCGTGGCCGAGAGCGTGCGCAGCCGCTTCACGCTGTTCAGCCCGGAAGGCATCCCGCTGCGCGCCACCGTCAACCTGGTGCTGCGCGAGTGGCGGCCGATCGAGCAGCAGCTCGGCAAGCAGAACCCGAGTTCGCCCGACCGCAGCCACGCCCACGTGCTGCAGCGGGGCGAAACGCTCAGCGCGGTGGCCGGCGACTACTACGAGCGCGCCGGCGAATGGCGCGCCATTGCCGACGAGAACGGCATCGAGGACCCGCGCCGGCTGGCGGCGGGATTGCGGCTGACGGTGCCGTCGATCCGCTAG
- a CDS encoding phage tail protein, with amino-acid sequence MSLATRRDPLLGFNFLVTLYDSTASTGSAVTRIALSPLMPAPVAGFSECSGLEMTMETDDYMEGGLNGTVLKFPKRIRHTEIVLRHGMTKSTELFDWFYAFTAGAGKRKDGLITLCDARHQPHTVWGFRRGLPTKYSGPQLNAQQSAVAVEAVTITHEGLYQLGGAAALAGAIGEAAEAIGSLF; translated from the coding sequence ATGAGCCTCGCCACCCGCCGCGACCCGCTGCTCGGCTTCAACTTCCTGGTCACGCTGTACGACTCGACCGCCTCGACCGGCTCGGCCGTCACGCGGATCGCGCTGTCGCCGCTGATGCCGGCGCCGGTGGCCGGCTTCAGCGAATGCAGCGGGCTGGAGATGACGATGGAGACCGACGACTACATGGAAGGCGGCCTCAACGGCACCGTGCTCAAGTTCCCCAAGCGCATCCGCCATACCGAGATCGTGCTGCGTCACGGCATGACCAAGAGCACCGAGCTGTTCGACTGGTTCTACGCCTTCACGGCAGGCGCCGGCAAGCGCAAGGACGGGCTGATCACGCTGTGCGACGCGCGCCACCAGCCGCATACCGTGTGGGGCTTCCGCCGCGGCCTGCCGACCAAATACAGCGGGCCGCAGCTCAATGCCCAGCAGAGCGCGGTGGCGGTCGAGGCCGTCACCATCACCCACGAAGGCCTCTACCAGCTGGGCGGCGCGGCCGCGCTGGCCGGCGCCATCGGCGAGGCCGCCGAAGCCATCGGGAGCCTGTTTTGA
- a CDS encoding phage tail sheath subtilisin-like domain-containing protein — protein MHHGMPAVSIERTDAAGAEPVVLRTDIAAFIGLAERGPLDTPVAVESWRQFQAHFGRPFGSGYLAWAVRGFFDNGGMRCWVVRVAARQFGEGGNDDEAPGGGARSAGVLLSDTAGVPRWRLSATSPGSWGNELTIAWRRERPLTQRALSADSTSARLAAVAGFAPGELVRLAQPAASAHRVLVHIDAAAGKLYWVHPDPRQRGADQLTWSALDPAQPLTVERVAYTLDVWRRDAFAAQYRDLHPSPRHPRCFGTVLAPAYRSGAERLRLPAVNPGALPVPPGLVEITDLAPALPPLPLAAASGQRLPLAPGADGLAALTAGDFLGEPYSARDSDFARLRKARGLQALAEIDEISLVAAPDILIRPQPDPDYEPLPPDTADPCRPCPPPAPPRRVHQPRAIAELPPVFAEADILRVQTALIADCEARGDRFAVLSAPFARATGRGRGIRALTEWRRMLVEQQPARAAALYAPWLAVAEDDGAAPPVAGSVAGVRVVPACGHVAGAIANTDLTLGVMRAPANVPVQGVVDVRSAVSDAQHGELNDAGVNVLRAEFGRVPMLLGARTVSDEPEWRYVSTVRMLIALRRACDIALRWAVFEPNDAPTRAAVATTLIAILTLFWQRGAFAGATAAESFFVRCQEDPTEDTTGADAREHGQLIALVGIAPVAPAEFIVLRVGRQDNLPVFSLFERKEFA, from the coding sequence ATGCACCATGGCATGCCCGCAGTCAGCATCGAACGGACCGACGCCGCCGGCGCCGAACCGGTGGTGCTGCGCACCGACATCGCGGCGTTCATCGGGCTGGCCGAGCGCGGCCCGCTCGACACGCCGGTGGCGGTGGAGTCGTGGCGGCAGTTCCAGGCGCATTTCGGGCGGCCCTTCGGCAGCGGCTACCTGGCGTGGGCGGTGCGCGGCTTCTTCGACAACGGCGGCATGCGCTGCTGGGTGGTGCGCGTGGCGGCACGGCAGTTTGGCGAGGGCGGCAACGATGATGAAGCGCCCGGTGGCGGCGCACGCAGCGCCGGCGTGCTGCTGTCGGACACCGCGGGCGTGCCGCGCTGGCGCTTGTCGGCCACCTCGCCGGGCAGCTGGGGCAATGAACTGACCATCGCGTGGCGCCGCGAGCGGCCGCTGACGCAGCGCGCCTTGTCGGCCGACAGCACCAGTGCACGGCTGGCCGCCGTGGCCGGCTTTGCGCCCGGCGAGCTGGTGCGGCTGGCGCAGCCGGCGGCAAGCGCGCATCGCGTGCTGGTGCATATCGACGCAGCGGCGGGCAAGCTTTATTGGGTCCATCCCGATCCGCGCCAGCGCGGCGCCGACCAGCTCACCTGGAGCGCGCTGGATCCCGCGCAGCCGCTCACGGTCGAGCGTGTCGCCTACACGCTCGACGTCTGGCGGCGCGACGCCTTTGCCGCGCAATACCGCGACCTGCACCCGTCGCCGCGGCACCCGCGCTGCTTCGGCACCGTGCTGGCGCCGGCCTATCGCAGCGGCGCGGAGCGGCTGCGCCTGCCGGCGGTGAATCCCGGCGCCCTGCCCGTGCCGCCCGGACTGGTCGAGATCACTGACCTTGCCCCCGCGCTGCCGCCGCTGCCGCTGGCTGCTGCGTCCGGCCAGCGGCTGCCGCTCGCGCCCGGCGCCGACGGCCTGGCCGCGCTCACTGCCGGCGATTTCCTCGGCGAGCCGTACTCGGCGCGCGACAGCGACTTCGCCCGCCTGCGCAAGGCGCGCGGCCTGCAGGCGCTGGCGGAGATCGACGAGATCTCGCTGGTGGCCGCGCCCGACATCCTGATCCGGCCGCAGCCGGACCCCGACTACGAGCCGCTGCCGCCTGACACCGCCGACCCCTGCCGCCCCTGCCCGCCGCCCGCGCCGCCGCGCCGCGTGCACCAGCCGCGCGCCATCGCCGAGCTGCCGCCGGTCTTTGCCGAGGCCGACATCCTGCGCGTGCAGACCGCGCTGATCGCCGACTGCGAGGCGCGCGGCGACCGCTTTGCCGTGCTGTCCGCGCCGTTCGCGCGCGCCACCGGCCGCGGGCGCGGCATCCGCGCGCTGACGGAGTGGCGCCGCATGCTGGTCGAACAGCAGCCGGCCCGCGCCGCCGCGCTGTACGCACCGTGGCTGGCGGTGGCCGAGGACGACGGCGCCGCGCCGCCGGTGGCCGGCAGCGTCGCCGGCGTCAGGGTCGTGCCCGCCTGCGGGCACGTTGCCGGCGCGATCGCCAATACCGACCTGACGCTGGGCGTGATGCGCGCGCCGGCCAACGTGCCGGTGCAGGGCGTGGTCGACGTGCGCAGCGCCGTCAGCGATGCCCAGCACGGCGAGCTCAACGATGCCGGCGTGAACGTGCTGCGCGCCGAGTTCGGCCGCGTGCCGATGCTGCTGGGCGCGCGCACCGTCAGCGACGAACCCGAGTGGCGCTACGTCAGCACCGTGCGCATGCTGATCGCGCTCCGGCGCGCGTGCGACATCGCGCTGCGCTGGGCCGTGTTCGAGCCCAACGACGCGCCCACGCGCGCCGCCGTGGCCACCACGCTGATCGCCATCCTGACGCTGTTCTGGCAGCGCGGCGCGTTTGCCGGCGCTACCGCGGCGGAATCGTTCTTCGTGCGGTGCCAGGAGGACCCCACCGAAGACACCACCGGTGCCGACGCGCGCGAGCACGGCCAGCTGATCGCGCTGGTCGGCATCGCGCCGGTGGCGCCGGCCGAGTTCATCGTGCTGCGCGTGGGCAGGCAGGACAACCTGCCGGTGTTCTCGCTGTTCGAACGCAAGGAGTTCGCATGA
- a CDS encoding GPW/gp25 family protein produces MKPDFLGTGLAFPLSVTPRGRLALARAGQRIEESIYLILGTRLGERVMLPAFGCAIHDLLFAPNDPTTRTEAVDAVREALALWEARIDVLAVTADFDPAQPSLLLIRIDYRIRANNALANLVYPFYINESYV; encoded by the coding sequence ATGAAACCCGACTTCCTCGGCACCGGCCTGGCGTTCCCGCTGTCGGTCACGCCGCGCGGCAGGCTGGCGCTGGCGCGTGCCGGACAGCGCATCGAAGAGTCGATCTACCTGATCCTCGGCACCCGGCTGGGCGAGCGCGTGATGCTGCCCGCGTTCGGCTGCGCCATCCACGACCTGCTGTTCGCGCCCAACGATCCCACCACGCGCACCGAGGCGGTCGACGCGGTGCGCGAGGCGCTGGCGCTGTGGGAAGCGCGCATCGACGTGCTGGCCGTGACGGCCGACTTCGACCCCGCGCAGCCGAGCCTGCTGCTGATCCGCATCGACTACCGCATCCGCGCCAACAACGCGCTGGCCAACCTGGTGTACCCGTTCTACATCAACGAATCCTACGTCTAG
- a CDS encoding phage tail protein produces MAATDIRIDPFPVFNFRVELDGLVVASFSEVSGLTADGDAIDYREGKDPTNNVRKLQGLRKYTPLMFKRGYVQDDTLWQWYRRIADGANERRNGSVILMNEAHRDVLGWNFVNAWINKIEGPSLTATGNQVAVESMELHHEGLTIEIISTAP; encoded by the coding sequence ATGGCTGCCACCGACATCCGCATCGATCCCTTCCCGGTCTTCAACTTCCGCGTCGAGCTGGACGGGCTGGTCGTGGCCTCGTTCAGCGAGGTCAGCGGCCTGACCGCCGACGGCGACGCGATCGACTACCGCGAAGGCAAGGACCCCACCAACAACGTGCGCAAGCTGCAGGGCCTGCGCAAGTACACGCCGCTGATGTTCAAGCGCGGCTACGTCCAGGACGACACGCTGTGGCAGTGGTACCGCCGCATCGCCGACGGCGCCAACGAGCGCCGCAACGGCAGCGTGATCCTGATGAACGAGGCGCACCGCGACGTGCTGGGCTGGAACTTCGTCAACGCCTGGATCAACAAGATCGAAGGCCCGAGCCTGACCGCCACCGGCAACCAGGTGGCCGTGGAAAGCATGGAGCTGCACCACGAAGGCCTGACCATCGAGATCATCAGCACCGCGCCCTGA
- a CDS encoding phage tail sheath C-terminal domain-containing protein — MPEYLAPGVYVEETQASNKPIEGVSTSTTGLVGVTERGPLDVPQLVTSFGEFQRLFGGMLPPDAFTGPGGRVHSYLPHAVEGFFLNGGKRAWVTRVLPEQAERARRDMFHLDLANAAMGGSVLLRPALQDTGTAINLPRLYVLDPGNFGVGDWVRVGDGSRADYRQVQALGAAPSHTSLTLPLYFSHAAGAPTRDIAVTVAATLSPFTLRDDAGAGATELVLSGTAALITNLLPLTHQLLQVDGAEYVFAAAVVGLGATEARVLLETPLRLPHARGAQVDGLDIPAGANVNLEVAASAGDLLLFGPGFSTAGNLVVVGVGSAQEEVQRVGTLAQLPLDVPAYAAYPAGTIGQLVTLADDARTVTDLPTNTVVPLDTVAGMSAGMTFTFGASNQVVAAVNPALGLVRLAAPLPGPALAAGDAVQVGAVAANVVAYPTARVVPLDSVNGVETGMTFDNAGDTALVATVLPDLRAVVLATALAAAPAAGTAVTVGGNANTAQALLRPDVIPLDDVDGLAPGMSITIGADTGTISAVNTTVGAVALQAPLPAAPAAGSTAGFALRHTTQAAGAGAATLALDNRLGLDAGDVLRIGVAPDEEYATIARVLGERGVSPDAGVVQLAHPLSAGHASGAEVARQDVAVDTTRQPATLVLSPAAGGEQLLVGDGTTYGAVLPELVRFTTADGIAYFHRLDGAAANANPREIELDDRLGFSHAAGAVVVERNRLFAVQALDAGGWGDRLMIAAADEASSLAANASVLAANPPPGPGMFSSLQLATLTGIEPGTILELLEPDGAPVAGAPLLKARAVDRASRLVLLDPPGLQAVHMNAVSNALMAGLNARVRSREWSLTVLLRQRPDPAVPTRNDNLLDQESFRQLSMDPRHSRYFERVIGATFTPGAPADDAGNPLRRWDRRSEGASHYIRVLDLEPVMANRTAIRLGPEALLDVLPSGLVRPARLPLSGGSDAVSLMGDAMYAGTDSNEPDQRTGLQALKNPQNISLVAIPGQTTAALQQALIDQCEAMRYRFAVLDGPPPDNDTLADVQDLRSRYDSRYAAVYHPWLTIPDPFPQSLANLRQVPIPPSGHMLGIYARVDNERGVHKAPANEVVRGIAGLTRYFSKGEQDILNPYPTNINVVRDFRPNNRGLRVWGARCITSESEFKYLNVRRLLIFLEDSIDRGMQWVVFEPNAEELWARVRRSITNFLTTVWRNGALEGTTPEQGFFVKCDRTTMTRDDIDNGRLIVVVGVAPVKPAEYVIIRIGLWTADAEQ, encoded by the coding sequence ATGCCCGAATATCTCGCACCCGGCGTCTATGTCGAGGAAACCCAGGCGAGCAACAAGCCGATCGAGGGGGTCAGCACCAGCACCACCGGGCTGGTCGGCGTGACCGAGCGCGGCCCGCTGGACGTGCCGCAACTGGTCACCAGCTTCGGCGAGTTCCAGCGGCTGTTCGGCGGCATGCTGCCGCCGGACGCGTTCACCGGGCCGGGCGGGCGGGTCCACAGCTACCTGCCGCATGCGGTCGAGGGCTTCTTCCTCAACGGCGGCAAGCGCGCCTGGGTCACGCGCGTGCTGCCCGAACAGGCCGAGCGCGCGCGGCGCGACATGTTCCACCTCGACCTGGCCAATGCCGCCATGGGCGGCAGCGTGCTGCTGCGCCCGGCGCTGCAGGACACCGGCACGGCCATCAACCTGCCGCGGCTCTATGTGCTCGATCCCGGCAACTTCGGCGTCGGCGACTGGGTGCGCGTGGGCGACGGCAGCCGTGCCGACTACCGCCAGGTGCAGGCGCTGGGCGCCGCGCCGAGCCATACCTCGCTGACGCTGCCGCTGTATTTCTCGCATGCGGCCGGCGCGCCGACGCGCGATATCGCCGTCACCGTGGCGGCCACGCTCAGCCCCTTCACGCTGCGCGACGACGCCGGCGCCGGCGCCACCGAGCTGGTGCTCAGCGGCACCGCGGCGCTGATCACCAACCTGCTGCCGCTGACGCACCAGCTGCTGCAGGTCGACGGCGCCGAGTACGTGTTTGCCGCCGCGGTGGTCGGGCTGGGCGCCACCGAGGCGCGCGTGCTGCTGGAAACCCCGCTGCGGCTGCCGCACGCGCGCGGCGCGCAGGTCGACGGCCTCGACATCCCGGCAGGCGCCAACGTCAACCTGGAGGTGGCGGCCAGCGCCGGCGACCTGCTGCTGTTCGGGCCCGGCTTCAGCACCGCGGGCAACCTGGTGGTGGTCGGCGTCGGCAGCGCGCAGGAAGAGGTGCAGCGCGTCGGCACGCTGGCGCAGCTGCCGCTGGACGTGCCCGCCTATGCCGCCTACCCGGCCGGCACCATCGGCCAGTTGGTCACGCTGGCCGACGACGCGCGCACCGTCACGGACCTGCCGACCAATACGGTGGTGCCGCTCGATACCGTGGCCGGCATGAGCGCCGGCATGACCTTCACCTTCGGCGCCAGCAACCAGGTGGTGGCGGCGGTCAACCCGGCCCTCGGCCTGGTGCGCCTGGCCGCGCCGCTGCCGGGCCCGGCGCTGGCCGCCGGCGACGCCGTGCAGGTCGGCGCCGTGGCCGCCAACGTGGTGGCCTATCCGACTGCGCGCGTGGTGCCGCTCGACAGCGTCAACGGCGTCGAGACCGGCATGACCTTCGACAATGCCGGCGACACCGCGCTGGTCGCGACCGTGCTGCCCGACCTGCGCGCGGTGGTGCTGGCGACCGCGCTGGCGGCGGCGCCTGCCGCCGGCACCGCCGTCACGGTCGGCGGCAACGCCAATACCGCGCAGGCCCTGCTGCGCCCCGACGTGATCCCGCTGGACGATGTCGACGGCCTCGCGCCCGGCATGTCGATCACCATCGGCGCCGATACCGGCACCATCAGCGCGGTCAACACCACGGTGGGCGCGGTCGCGCTGCAGGCGCCGCTGCCCGCGGCCCCGGCGGCGGGCAGCACCGCCGGCTTCGCGCTGCGCCACACCACCCAGGCCGCGGGCGCGGGCGCGGCGACACTGGCGCTGGACAACCGCCTCGGCCTCGATGCCGGCGACGTGCTGCGCATCGGCGTGGCGCCGGACGAGGAATACGCGACCATCGCGCGCGTGCTGGGCGAACGCGGCGTCTCGCCCGACGCCGGCGTGGTCCAGCTCGCGCATCCGCTCAGCGCGGGCCACGCCAGCGGCGCCGAGGTCGCGCGCCAGGACGTGGCGGTCGACACCACGCGCCAGCCGGCCACGCTGGTGCTGTCGCCCGCGGCCGGCGGCGAGCAGCTGCTGGTCGGTGACGGCACCACCTATGGCGCGGTGCTGCCGGAATTGGTCCGCTTCACCACCGCGGACGGCATCGCCTACTTCCACCGCCTCGACGGCGCCGCGGCCAACGCCAACCCGCGGGAGATCGAGCTGGACGACCGCCTCGGCTTCAGCCACGCCGCGGGCGCGGTGGTGGTCGAGCGCAACCGGCTGTTCGCGGTGCAGGCGCTGGACGCCGGCGGCTGGGGCGACCGCCTGATGATCGCCGCCGCGGACGAAGCCAGCAGCCTGGCGGCCAATGCCAGTGTGCTGGCCGCCAACCCGCCGCCCGGGCCGGGCATGTTCTCGTCGCTGCAGCTGGCCACGCTGACCGGGATCGAGCCCGGCACCATCCTGGAACTGCTCGAACCCGACGGCGCGCCGGTGGCCGGCGCCCCGCTGCTGAAGGCGCGCGCGGTCGACCGCGCCAGCCGGCTGGTGCTGCTGGACCCGCCGGGGCTGCAGGCGGTGCACATGAATGCGGTCAGCAATGCGCTGATGGCCGGCCTCAATGCGCGCGTGCGCTCGCGCGAGTGGAGCCTGACGGTGCTGCTGCGCCAGCGCCCGGACCCCGCCGTGCCCACGCGCAACGACAACCTGCTGGACCAGGAGAGCTTCCGCCAGTTGTCGATGGACCCGCGCCACAGCCGCTATTTCGAGCGCGTGATCGGCGCCACCTTCACACCGGGAGCGCCCGCCGACGACGCCGGCAACCCGTTGCGGCGCTGGGACCGACGCTCGGAAGGCGCGTCGCACTATATCCGCGTGCTCGACCTGGAGCCGGTGATGGCCAACCGCACCGCGATCCGGCTCGGGCCCGAGGCCTTGCTCGACGTGCTGCCTTCCGGCCTGGTGCGTCCCGCGCGCCTGCCGCTGTCGGGCGGCAGCGATGCCGTGTCGCTGATGGGCGACGCGATGTACGCCGGCACCGACAGCAACGAGCCCGACCAGCGCACCGGCCTGCAGGCGCTGAAGAACCCGCAGAACATCTCGCTGGTGGCGATTCCCGGCCAGACCACCGCGGCGCTGCAGCAGGCGCTGATCGACCAGTGCGAGGCGATGCGCTACCGCTTCGCGGTGCTCGACGGCCCGCCGCCCGACAACGACACGCTGGCCGACGTGCAGGACCTGCGCAGCCGCTACGACTCGCGCTATGCGGCGGTCTACCACCCGTGGCTGACCATTCCCGACCCGTTCCCGCAGAGCCTGGCCAACCTGCGGCAGGTGCCGATCCCGCCGTCGGGCCACATGCTCGGCATCTATGCGCGCGTGGACAACGAGCGTGGCGTGCACAAGGCGCCGGCCAATGAAGTGGTGCGCGGCATCGCCGGGCTGACGCGCTACTTCAGCAAGGGCGAGCAGGACATCCTCAACCCGTACCCGACCAATATCAACGTGGTGCGCGATTTCCGGCCCAACAACCGCGGCCTGCGCGTATGGGGCGCGCGCTGCATCACGTCCGAGAGCGAGTTCAAGTACCTGAACGTGCGCCGCCTGCTGATCTTCCTGGAGGACTCGATCGACCGCGGCATGCAGTGGGTAGTGTTCGAGCCCAACGCCGAGGAGCTGTGGGCGCGTGTGCGGCGCAGCATCACCAACTTCCTGACCACGGTGTGGCGCAACGGCGCGCTGGAAGGAACCACGCCCGAGCAGGGCTTCTTCGTCAAGTGCGACCGCACCACCATGACCCGCGACGACATCGACAACGGGCGCCTGATCGTGGTGGTCGGGGTGGCGCCGGTCAAGCCGGCCGAGTACGTGATCATCCGCATCGGCCTGTGGACGGCCGACGCGGAGCAATGA
- a CDS encoding phage late control D family protein, which produces MDADEYLTLARESARTGIGGFRVPRFELTIDGVRPENSVLRDIVDITYRDNIDQIDGFELTVGNWDPARRRYKYIGSDDSKSAADATLHERETLFEPCAKVVRIRMGYGSELVEMLTGNFTTMEPTFSAGGPHTLAVRGLNRLHRLRRKRYDGNWHDTTDSAIARSFEGLTDPDWRNSGQDARRIPMPVRTDPEQEPQLVFVGQKNEYDIDFLWRRARIRGYVVTIEQDPADGSDRLYFGPSTKGGPTPYRLAWGAGLMDLKATLTTANQVKKVTVRGWDRAGQRAIEETADLEDPRFLRRNPRLLEIVRQCDPREERVVTRPVSTRNEARQLALDILTGHAQELVKIQASVVGLPRLRAGSHVSIEGIGARLSGEYFVTETTHTINASGYVTRFTARREDPDTGQQLVPGGTP; this is translated from the coding sequence ATGGACGCCGACGAATACCTGACCCTCGCGCGCGAATCGGCCCGCACCGGCATCGGGGGCTTCCGCGTGCCGCGCTTCGAGCTGACCATTGACGGCGTGCGGCCGGAGAACAGCGTGCTGCGCGACATTGTCGACATCACCTACCGCGACAACATCGACCAGATCGACGGCTTCGAGCTGACGGTCGGCAACTGGGACCCGGCGCGGCGCCGCTACAAGTACATCGGCTCGGACGACAGCAAGAGCGCGGCCGACGCCACCCTGCATGAGCGGGAGACGCTGTTCGAGCCCTGCGCCAAGGTGGTCCGCATCAGGATGGGCTACGGCAGCGAGCTGGTCGAGATGCTGACCGGCAACTTCACCACGATGGAGCCGACCTTCTCCGCCGGCGGCCCGCACACGCTGGCGGTGCGCGGCCTGAACCGGCTGCACCGGCTGCGCCGCAAGCGCTACGACGGCAACTGGCACGACACCACCGACAGCGCCATCGCCAGGAGCTTCGAGGGCCTGACCGATCCGGACTGGCGCAACAGCGGCCAGGACGCGCGCCGCATCCCGATGCCGGTCCGCACCGATCCCGAGCAAGAGCCGCAGCTGGTCTTCGTCGGGCAGAAGAACGAGTACGACATCGACTTCCTGTGGCGGCGCGCGCGCATCCGCGGCTACGTGGTGACGATCGAGCAGGATCCCGCCGATGGCAGCGACCGGCTCTACTTCGGCCCGTCCACCAAGGGCGGCCCGACCCCGTACCGGCTCGCCTGGGGCGCCGGGCTGATGGACCTGAAGGCCACGCTGACCACCGCCAACCAGGTCAAGAAGGTGACCGTGCGCGGCTGGGACCGCGCCGGCCAGCGCGCCATCGAGGAAACCGCGGACCTGGAAGACCCGCGTTTCCTGCGGCGCAACCCGCGCCTGCTGGAGATCGTCAGGCAATGCGACCCGCGCGAGGAGCGCGTGGTGACGCGCCCGGTCTCGACCCGCAATGAAGCGCGGCAGCTGGCGCTGGACATCCTGACGGGCCACGCCCAGGAACTGGTCAAGATCCAGGCCAGCGTGGTCGGCCTGCCGCGGCTGCGGGCCGGCTCGCACGTCAGCATCGAAGGCATCGGCGCGCGGCTCTCGGGCGAGTACTTCGTCACCGAGACCACGCACACGATCAATGCCAGCGGCTACGTCACCAGGTTCACGGCGCGCCGCGAAGACCCCGACACCGGCCAGCAACTCGTCCCCGGAGGCACCCCATGA
- a CDS encoding DUF4255 domain-containing protein, whose protein sequence is MKTAIRDACQSLRRHIEQALRDDPDLSPYFDPADPMPDAIGTMIVSLDTPQELEERDREGLSLWLYLVQREEFTLNRPPRRSAADRVERRPLPLRLHFLVTPQVADEREDATDLEHLILGKILQLFHDDPSLSGARLAGTLAGSGLEFFLRLEPLSLEEITRVWDALDKPYQLCVSFEMSIVPIASGHDPEQVTPVDSVLSEHGIASLREPA, encoded by the coding sequence ATGAAGACAGCGATACGCGATGCCTGCCAGAGCCTGCGCCGCCATATCGAGCAGGCGCTGCGCGACGACCCCGACCTGTCGCCATACTTCGACCCGGCCGACCCGATGCCGGATGCGATCGGCACCATGATCGTCTCGCTGGACACGCCCCAGGAACTGGAAGAGCGCGACCGCGAGGGCCTGTCGCTGTGGCTCTACCTGGTCCAGCGCGAGGAATTCACGCTCAACCGCCCGCCGCGCCGCAGCGCCGCCGACCGGGTCGAGCGGCGTCCGCTGCCGCTGCGCCTGCATTTCCTGGTCACGCCGCAGGTCGCCGACGAGCGCGAGGACGCGACCGACCTGGAGCACCTGATCCTCGGCAAGATCCTGCAGCTGTTCCACGACGACCCCAGCCTCAGCGGCGCGCGCCTGGCCGGCACGCTCGCCGGCTCCGGGCTGGAGTTCTTCCTGCGGCTGGAGCCGCTCTCGCTGGAAGAGATCACGCGGGTCTGGGACGCGCTCGACAAGCCCTACCAGCTGTGCGTGTCGTTCGAGATGAGCATCGTGCCGATCGCATCGGGCCACGATCCGGAGCAGGTCACGCCCGTGGACTCGGTGCTGTCCGAGCACGGCATCGCCAGCCTGCGGGAGCCGGCGTGA